Proteins found in one Dehalococcoidia bacterium genomic segment:
- a CDS encoding LLM class F420-dependent oxidoreductase, with amino-acid sequence MRWGITLPLEGIPLSAHREVVQELESLGYTDAWTAEVDGADAFVPAAAALCWGSRLRVGTAIANIYTRGPAVLAQTAMAMSELAPGRFCLGIGVSTQVIVERWNGRRMERPLAYMRETVAFLRRVMTGERGSSELLGVQGFRLSRRLADPPPIFVAALREGMLRLAGEVADGVIINWLAPGDVPKVVAAAKEGARRAGRDPEALEVVCRIFVLPPLPDAVVRLVGRRLAVVYLTSPVYAAFHQWLGRGESIRPMLEAWQAGDRQTAAELVPDSLLEELLVFGSPQECMDKLESYCRNGVTVPVLQPIVPAEDPAQRAELTRGLLRELVRP; translated from the coding sequence ATGCGCTGGGGCATCACATTGCCGCTGGAAGGCATCCCTCTCTCCGCCCACCGCGAGGTGGTCCAGGAGCTGGAGTCCCTGGGCTATACCGATGCCTGGACGGCGGAGGTGGACGGTGCCGACGCCTTCGTGCCCGCCGCGGCTGCCCTGTGTTGGGGCAGCAGACTGCGCGTGGGGACGGCCATCGCCAACATCTACACTCGCGGGCCGGCCGTCCTGGCCCAGACTGCCATGGCCATGTCTGAGCTGGCGCCGGGCCGCTTCTGTCTGGGCATCGGCGTCAGCACCCAGGTCATCGTCGAGCGGTGGAACGGCCGCAGGATGGAGCGCCCGCTGGCCTACATGCGGGAGACGGTAGCCTTCCTGCGCCGGGTGATGACGGGCGAGCGAGGCAGCAGCGAGCTTCTGGGCGTGCAGGGGTTCCGGCTTTCGCGGAGGCTGGCCGATCCGCCTCCCATCTTCGTGGCCGCTCTCAGGGAGGGCATGCTGCGTCTGGCGGGAGAGGTGGCCGACGGGGTCATCATCAACTGGCTGGCCCCCGGGGACGTGCCCAAGGTGGTGGCGGCTGCCAAGGAGGGCGCTCGCCGGGCGGGACGCGACCCGGAGGCGCTGGAGGTGGTGTGCCGCATATTCGTCCTGCCGCCCCTGCCCGATGCCGTGGTGAGGCTGGTGGGCAGGCGTCTGGCAGTGGTGTATCTGACCTCGCCTGTCTACGCCGCCTTCCACCAGTGGTTGGGCAGGGGGGAGAGCATCCGTCCGATGCTGGAGGCATGGCAGGCGGGAGACCGGCAAACGGCGGCGGAGCTGGTGCCCGACAGCCTGCTGGAAGAGCTGCTCGTGTTCGGCTCCCCTCAGGAGTGCATGGACAAGCTGGAGTCCTACTGTCGCAACGGAGTGACGGTGCCGGTGCTCCAGCCCA